A stretch of Miscanthus floridulus cultivar M001 chromosome 13, ASM1932011v1, whole genome shotgun sequence DNA encodes these proteins:
- the LOC136501830 gene encoding DNA damage-repair/toleration protein DRT100-like, translating to MTSPATVAALLVVLALLAQPAASSGCSAADRDALLSIRAALSEERLGVFSSWTGMDCCAGWYGVACDPTTGRVADLSLRGEADDAVMAPAGRPASGVMSGYVSDAVCRLDLLSTLVLADWKQISGPIPACVATSLPYLRILELPGNRLTGAIPPLAAVGGGLSRLAVLDLADNLLSGGIPPSLTLLAQLKHLDLANNRLTGRVPPDFGRLRMLSRALLGRNRLSGPIPASVASLPRLADLDLSENQLTGAIPEGLGRGSGTGGNGGNVLTSLYLGGNRLSGGVPASLLANSGLGMLNLSRNALGGGIPDAFTPRSYFMLLDLSRNRLTGGVPRSLASAAYVGHLDLSHNRLCGGIPAGPPFDRLDAESFASNGCLCGGPLGKCT from the coding sequence ATGACATCTCCGGCCACCGTCGCAGCGCTCCTAGTCGTCCTCGCCTTGCTTGCCCAGCCGGCCGCGTCGTCGGGGTGCTCGGCGGCGGACCGCGACGCGCTGCTATCAATCCGCGCGGCGCTGTCGGAGGAGCGGCTGGGCGTGTTCTCGTCATGGACGGGCATGGACTGCTGCGCGGGCTGGTACGGCGTGGCGTGCGACCCGACCACGGGGCGCGTCGCGGACCTCTCCCTGCGCGGGGAGGCCGACGACGCGGtgatggctcccgcggggcggcCGGCGTCGGGGGTCATGTCCGGGTACGTATCCGACGCCGTGTGCCGCCTGGACCTCCTCTCGACGCTGGTGCTGGCGGACTGGAAGCAGATCTCGGGGCCCATCCCGGCCTGCGTCGCCACGTCGCTCCCGTACCTCCGCATCCTCGAGCTGCCCGGGAACCGCCTCACGGGCGCCATCCCGCCGCTGGCGGCCGTCGGCGGCGGGCTGTCGCGCCTCGCCGTGCTCGACCTCGCCGATAACCTGCTCTCCGGCGGCATCCCGCCCTCCCTCACGTTGCTCGCCCAGCTCAAGCACCTCGACCTCGCCAACAACCGCCTCACCGGCCGCGTCCCGCCGGACTTCGGGCGGCTCCGGATGCTCAGCCGCGCGCTGCTGGGACGGAACCGGCTGTCGGGCCCCATCCCGGCGTCGGTGGCGTCGCTGCCCCGGCTCGCCGACCTCGACCTCTCCGAGAACCAGCTGACGGGCGCGATCCCTGAGGGGCTGGGCCGCGGCTCCGGGACCGGCGGGAATGGCGGCAACGTGCTGACGTCGCTGTACCTCGGCGGGAACCGGCTGTCGGGCGGCGTCCCGGCGAGCCTGCTCGCGAACAGCGGGCTCGGGATGCTGAACCTGAGCCGGAACGCGCTGGGCGGCGGCATCCCCGACGCGTTCACGCCGCGGTCCTACTTCATGCTGCTGGATCTGTCGCGGAACCGGCTCACCGGCGGCGTGCCGCGGTCGCTGGCCTCGGCCGCGTACGTGGGCCACCTGGACCTCAGCCACAACCGGCTCTGCGGCGGCATCCCCGCCGGCCCGCCGTTCGACCGCCTCGACGCCGAGTCGTTTGCCAGCAACGGCTGCCTCTGCGGCGGCCCGCTCGGCAAGTGCACGTGA